Proteins from one Esox lucius isolate fEsoLuc1 chromosome 19, fEsoLuc1.pri, whole genome shotgun sequence genomic window:
- the pnp6 gene encoding purine nucleoside phosphorylase 6, translated as MADSSSEHCSYKYEDYEKTADWLRKETVQRPKVAIICGTGLGGLADMLENRVVFPYKEIPNFPQSTVQGHAGQLVFGELQGKQCVCMQGRFHFYEGYNLATVTYPVRVFSRLGVETLIVTNAAGGLNDNFKVGDIMLIKDHINIPGFAGLNPLCGHNDERLGARFPCMSNAYDKDLSRLAQEIAEEQECSSLIQQGVYCMVGGPNFETIAECRALKLLGADAVGMSTVPEVIVAHHCGLRVFGLSLITNKVVSDYDCHETASHVEVLETTEMRTDVLKRLVGKLLVKIYNFQSAPANSSETKSV; from the exons ATGGCCGATTCATCCTCAGAACATTGCAG CTACAAATATGAGGATTACGAGAAGACAGCTGATTGGTTACGCAAAGAAACTGTGCAAAGGCCTAAAGTAGCCATCATCTGTGGGACTGGGCTGGGTGGTCTTGCTGACATGCTGGAGAACAGGGTAGTATTTCCCTACAAGGAAATCCCCAATTTCCCGCAAAGCACAG TACAAGGACATGCCGGTCAGCTGGTCTTCGGGGAGCTGCAGGGTAAGCAGTGTGTCTGCATGCAGGGCCGATTCCACTTCTACGAGGGTTACAACCTTGCCACA GTGACATACCCAGTACGAGTGTTCTCCCGGCTGGGCGTGGAGACCTTAATTGTGACTAATGCTGCCGGGGGACTAAATGACAACTTTAAAGTGGGCGATATCATGCTAATCAAGGATCACATCAACATTCCAGGCTTTGCTGGGCTGAATCCTCTGTGTGGTCACAACGATGAGAG GTTGGGAGCTCGTTTTCCCTGCATGTCAAATGCGTACGACAAAGATCTTTCAAGACTGGCCCAAGAGATTGCTGAAGAGCAGGAGTGTTCCTCCTTAATCCAGCAAGGCGTGTACTGCATGGTGGGAGGCCCCAACTTTGAGACCATCGCAGAGTGCAGGGCTCTCAAGCTACTAGGCGCAGATGCTGTGG GGATGAGTACTGTCCCTGAGGTGATTGTGGCCCATCACTGTGGCCTGCGCGTCTTTGGCCTGTCTCTTATCACCAACAAGGTGGTTTCAGACTATGACTGCCATGAGACGGCCAGCCATGTCGAGGTACTGGAGACCACAGAAATGCGCACTGATGTCCTAAAGCGTTTGGTCGGTAAACTGCTGGTTAAGATCTATAATTTCCAGTCTGCCCCTGCAAACAGCTCAGAAACAAAGTCAGTCTGA